One Setaria italica strain Yugu1 chromosome I, Setaria_italica_v2.0, whole genome shotgun sequence DNA window includes the following coding sequences:
- the LOC101768025 gene encoding CBL-interacting serine/threonine-protein kinase 21 isoform X1, whose protein sequence is MGFVESTGSVGKYRFGRAVGEGTFAKVRLAADVETGGTVAVKVIDRETVLRNNLMHQVKMEIRAMKLLNHPNIVRIHEVIATKTKICLVMEYVSGGQLSDKLSCLKRLDEREANKYFYQLIDAVDYCHRRGVYHRDLKPENLLLDTRGNLKVSDFGLSALTKPGQLLSTSCGSPCYIAPEVILHKSYDGAAADVWSCGVILFELLAGYLPFQDRSLTSLYRRISRAQFTFPGWFTPLQKKLILRILEPSPIRRAKISDIFDDKWFQGDYNPSRTDDDNDGSSDLEEVSTDSESSHASEVREAAELNPEPGRFINAFQLIATCCDLDLSGLFQEQKTKFGSSHTLQETLEKIRVAAQDVSLSMWRLDSSMVKLQDSRLLERSIPDLTLLAEVIEVTPVHCIVEVSKSTGDLRAYREFCRSLSSLLNGEQQPGSSSDLEVNKSE, encoded by the exons ATGGGGTTCGTCGAATCCACGGGGAGCGTCGGCAAGTACAGGTTCGGCCGGGCCGTCGGCGAGGGCACCTTCGCCAAGGTCAggctcgccgccgacgtcgagACCGGCGGAACCGTCGCCGTGAAGGTCATCGACAGGGAGACGGTGCTCAGGAACAACCTCATGCACCAA GTGAAAATGGAGATACGCGCCATGAAACTCCTCAATCACCCCAACATAGTCAGGATACACGAG GTCATCGCAACGAAGACGAAGATATGCCTGGTCATGGAGTACGTTTCCGGAGGGCAGCTCTCTGACAAGCTG AGTTGCCTCAAGCGATTGGATGAGAGGGAAGCGAACAAGTACTTCTACCAGTTGATCGATGCTGTCGACTATTGCCACAGGAGAGGCGTCTACCACAGAGACCTCAAG CCAGAGAACTTGTTGCTAGATACCCGGGGCAACCTCAAAGTATCTGATTTTGGACTCAGTGCGCTAACGAAG CCAGGGCAGTTGCTATCCACATCCTGCGGCTCGCCTTGCTATATAGCTCCTGAG GTGATTCTGCACAAGAGTTACGATGGCGCGGCAGCGGACGTCTGGTCTTGTGGCGTGATCCTCTTTGAACTGCTTGCTGGTTATCTGCCGTTTCAGGACCGCAGCCTGACAAGCTTGTACAGAAGG ATCTCCAGGGCGCAATTCACTTTCCCGGGATGGTTCACTCCCCTTCAGAAGAAGCTCATTTTGAGGATTCTGGAACCATCTCCTATAAGG AGAGCAAAGATAAGCGATATTTTCGATGATAAGTGGTTCCAAGGGGACTACAATCCATCACGAActgatgatgacaatgatggTTCTTCTGATCTTGAAGAGGTTAGCACAGACAGTGAAAGCAGTCACGCTTCAGAG GTAAGGGAAGCCGCAGAACTGAATCCGGAACCTGGGCGGTTCATCAACGCGTTCCAACTGATCGCAACTTGCTGTGATCTCGACTTGTCAGGTCTCTTCCAAGAGCAG AAAACAAAGTTTGGCTCGTCGCATACATTGCAGGAAACACTGGAGAAGATCAGAGTTGCAGCTCAGGATGTGAGCTTGTCAATGTGGAGATTGGACAGCTCCATG GTGAAGCTTCAGGACAGCAGACTGCTTGAAAGGAGCATACCTGATCTGACTCTTCTGGCTGAG GTGATCGAGGTGACTCCGGTACACTGCATTGTCGAAGTGTCCAAGTCCACTGGGGATCTGAGAGCATATAGAGAG TTCTGCAGAAGCCTATCAAGCTTGCTCAATGGTGAGCAGCAGCCCGGCAGTTCATCTGACTTGGAAGTGAACAAATCTGAGTAG
- the LOC101768025 gene encoding CBL-interacting serine/threonine-protein kinase 21 isoform X2, whose translation MGFVESTGSVGKYRFGRAVGEGTFAKVRLAADVETGGTVAVKVIDRETVLRNNLMHQVKMEIRAMKLLNHPNIVRIHEVIATKTKICLVMEYVSGGQLSDKLSCLKRLDEREANKYFYQLIDAVDYCHRRGVYHRDLKPENLLLDTRGNLKVSDFGLSALTKPGQLLSTSCGSPCYIAPESYDGAAADVWSCGVILFELLAGYLPFQDRSLTSLYRRISRAQFTFPGWFTPLQKKLILRILEPSPIRRAKISDIFDDKWFQGDYNPSRTDDDNDGSSDLEEVSTDSESSHASEVREAAELNPEPGRFINAFQLIATCCDLDLSGLFQEQKTKFGSSHTLQETLEKIRVAAQDVSLSMWRLDSSMVKLQDSRLLERSIPDLTLLAEVIEVTPVHCIVEVSKSTGDLRAYREFCRSLSSLLNGEQQPGSSSDLEVNKSE comes from the exons ATGGGGTTCGTCGAATCCACGGGGAGCGTCGGCAAGTACAGGTTCGGCCGGGCCGTCGGCGAGGGCACCTTCGCCAAGGTCAggctcgccgccgacgtcgagACCGGCGGAACCGTCGCCGTGAAGGTCATCGACAGGGAGACGGTGCTCAGGAACAACCTCATGCACCAA GTGAAAATGGAGATACGCGCCATGAAACTCCTCAATCACCCCAACATAGTCAGGATACACGAG GTCATCGCAACGAAGACGAAGATATGCCTGGTCATGGAGTACGTTTCCGGAGGGCAGCTCTCTGACAAGCTG AGTTGCCTCAAGCGATTGGATGAGAGGGAAGCGAACAAGTACTTCTACCAGTTGATCGATGCTGTCGACTATTGCCACAGGAGAGGCGTCTACCACAGAGACCTCAAG CCAGAGAACTTGTTGCTAGATACCCGGGGCAACCTCAAAGTATCTGATTTTGGACTCAGTGCGCTAACGAAG CCAGGGCAGTTGCTATCCACATCCTGCGGCTCGCCTTGCTATATAGCTCCTGAG AGTTACGATGGCGCGGCAGCGGACGTCTGGTCTTGTGGCGTGATCCTCTTTGAACTGCTTGCTGGTTATCTGCCGTTTCAGGACCGCAGCCTGACAAGCTTGTACAGAAGG ATCTCCAGGGCGCAATTCACTTTCCCGGGATGGTTCACTCCCCTTCAGAAGAAGCTCATTTTGAGGATTCTGGAACCATCTCCTATAAGG AGAGCAAAGATAAGCGATATTTTCGATGATAAGTGGTTCCAAGGGGACTACAATCCATCACGAActgatgatgacaatgatggTTCTTCTGATCTTGAAGAGGTTAGCACAGACAGTGAAAGCAGTCACGCTTCAGAG GTAAGGGAAGCCGCAGAACTGAATCCGGAACCTGGGCGGTTCATCAACGCGTTCCAACTGATCGCAACTTGCTGTGATCTCGACTTGTCAGGTCTCTTCCAAGAGCAG AAAACAAAGTTTGGCTCGTCGCATACATTGCAGGAAACACTGGAGAAGATCAGAGTTGCAGCTCAGGATGTGAGCTTGTCAATGTGGAGATTGGACAGCTCCATG GTGAAGCTTCAGGACAGCAGACTGCTTGAAAGGAGCATACCTGATCTGACTCTTCTGGCTGAG GTGATCGAGGTGACTCCGGTACACTGCATTGTCGAAGTGTCCAAGTCCACTGGGGATCTGAGAGCATATAGAGAG TTCTGCAGAAGCCTATCAAGCTTGCTCAATGGTGAGCAGCAGCCCGGCAGTTCATCTGACTTGGAAGTGAACAAATCTGAGTAG